The following are encoded in a window of Halorarum salinum genomic DNA:
- a CDS encoding SPFH domain-containing protein — translation MSTGGAVLGVGGSRVVFAVLVGVVALLLSTVSTVSAVGFLAAALVLATAVSAVEIVQAYEQRALTVFGGYRGLLDPGLHLVPPFVSRTYRFDLRTITIDVPRQEAITRDNSPVTADAVVYVRVVDAKRAFLQVDDYRNATALLAQTTLRAVLGDMELDETLSRRNVINTRIREGLQGPTDDWGVEVEMVEVREVLPTPVVRDAMEEQTSAERRRRAMILEAQGERRAAVESAEGERVSNVLTAQGEKQASVLEAQGESIATVLAARAAESMGERAIVDKGLETLVEVGRGDSTAFVLPQELTSLVGRYGRRLSGSDVAVGEGLAGREFDEEEREMLGLDDIETIAAGGNGSDALPLEDGDASERE, via the coding sequence ATGAGCACCGGGGGCGCCGTCCTCGGGGTCGGCGGGTCCCGCGTCGTGTTCGCGGTGCTGGTCGGCGTTGTCGCGCTCCTCCTCTCGACCGTCTCGACCGTCTCCGCCGTCGGGTTCCTAGCGGCCGCGCTCGTCCTGGCGACCGCCGTCTCGGCGGTCGAGATCGTGCAGGCCTACGAGCAGCGCGCGCTCACCGTGTTCGGCGGGTACCGCGGGCTGCTCGACCCGGGGCTCCACCTCGTCCCGCCGTTCGTCTCGCGGACCTATCGCTTCGACCTCCGGACGATCACCATCGACGTGCCGAGACAGGAGGCGATCACCCGCGACAACTCGCCGGTGACCGCCGACGCGGTCGTGTACGTCCGGGTCGTCGACGCGAAACGGGCGTTCCTCCAGGTGGACGACTACCGGAACGCGACCGCGCTGCTCGCCCAGACGACGCTCCGGGCGGTGCTCGGGGACATGGAACTCGACGAGACGCTCTCCCGGCGGAACGTCATCAACACCCGCATCCGGGAGGGGCTGCAGGGCCCGACCGACGACTGGGGCGTCGAGGTGGAGATGGTCGAGGTGCGCGAGGTGCTCCCCACGCCCGTCGTCCGCGACGCGATGGAGGAGCAGACCTCCGCCGAGCGCCGCCGCCGTGCCATGATCCTCGAGGCGCAGGGGGAGCGCCGCGCGGCCGTCGAGTCCGCGGAGGGCGAGCGGGTCTCGAACGTCCTCACCGCGCAGGGCGAGAAGCAGGCGTCCGTGCTGGAGGCGCAGGGCGAGTCCATCGCGACGGTGCTGGCGGCCCGCGCCGCCGAGTCGATGGGCGAGCGCGCCATCGTGGACAAGGGGCTGGAGACGCTCGTCGAGGTCGGACGGGGCGACTCGACGGCGTTCGTGCTCCCCCAGGAGCTCACCTCGCTCGTCGGCCGCTACGGGCGGCGCCTGTCGGGGAGCGACGTGGCGGTCGGCGAGGGGCTCGCGGGCCGGGAGTTCGACGAGGAGGAGCGCGAGATGCTGGGGCTCGACGACATCGAGACCATCGCCGCGGGCGGGAACGGCTCCGACGCCCTTCCGCTGGAGGACGGGGACGCGTCCGAGAGGGAGTGA
- the lpdA gene encoding dihydrolipoyl dehydrogenase has translation MVVGDISTGTDVAVIGAGPGGYVAAIRAAQEGLDVTLVERDAYGGVCLNHGCIPSKAFIHGADVAHEAGNAEELGIHADPAVDVAQMQEWKSGVVDRLTGGVEKLCKANGVNLVEGTATFADENKLRVAHDGEGQGSESIEFEHAIVATGSRPIRIPGFDFSDDPVLSSRDLLAMEAVPDRLVVVGAGYIGMELSTMLAKLGCEVTVVEMLEDVLPGYEDDVKRAVRKRAEELGIEFHFGEGASGWRGTPNGVVVTTETEDGMETEYAGDAVLVAVGRQPVTDTLELGAVGLEPNEDGFIETDHQARTEVDSIFAIGDVAGEPMLAHKASKEGVVAAEAAAGEPAALDYQAVPAAVFTDPEIGTVGMTEAEAEEAGFDPAVGQMPFNASGRALTMGDSDGFVRVVADAESGFVLGGQIVGPEASELVAELALAVEMGATLEDVAATIHTHPTLAEAVKEAAENAMGKAIHTLNR, from the coding sequence ATGGTCGTCGGAGACATCTCGACCGGCACGGACGTTGCTGTCATCGGCGCTGGACCCGGCGGGTACGTGGCCGCGATCCGCGCCGCACAGGAGGGGCTCGACGTCACTCTCGTCGAACGGGACGCCTACGGCGGGGTCTGTCTGAACCACGGCTGCATCCCCTCGAAGGCGTTCATCCACGGCGCGGACGTCGCCCACGAGGCGGGCAACGCCGAGGAACTGGGCATCCACGCCGACCCGGCGGTCGACGTGGCCCAGATGCAGGAGTGGAAGTCGGGCGTCGTCGACCGGCTCACCGGCGGGGTCGAGAAGCTCTGCAAGGCCAACGGCGTCAACCTCGTCGAGGGCACCGCCACCTTCGCCGACGAGAACAAGCTCCGGGTCGCCCACGACGGCGAGGGGCAGGGGAGCGAGTCGATCGAGTTCGAGCACGCCATCGTCGCCACCGGCTCGCGACCCATCCGGATCCCCGGCTTCGACTTCTCCGACGACCCGGTGCTCTCCTCGCGCGACCTCCTCGCGATGGAGGCGGTCCCGGATCGGCTCGTCGTGGTCGGCGCGGGCTACATCGGGATGGAGCTCTCGACGATGCTCGCGAAACTCGGCTGCGAGGTGACCGTCGTCGAGATGCTGGAGGACGTGCTGCCCGGCTACGAGGACGACGTGAAGCGGGCCGTCCGGAAGCGCGCGGAGGAACTGGGCATCGAGTTCCACTTCGGCGAGGGCGCGAGCGGCTGGCGCGGGACGCCCAACGGCGTCGTCGTCACCACCGAGACCGAGGACGGGATGGAGACGGAGTACGCCGGCGACGCCGTCCTCGTCGCCGTCGGACGCCAGCCCGTCACCGACACGCTCGAACTCGGCGCCGTCGGCCTCGAACCGAACGAGGACGGCTTCATCGAGACGGACCACCAGGCCCGCACCGAGGTCGACAGCATCTTCGCCATCGGCGACGTCGCCGGCGAACCGATGCTCGCGCACAAGGCCAGCAAGGAGGGCGTCGTCGCCGCCGAGGCCGCCGCGGGCGAACCCGCCGCGCTGGACTACCAGGCCGTCCCCGCGGCCGTCTTCACCGACCCCGAGATCGGCACGGTCGGCATGACCGAGGCCGAGGCCGAGGAGGCGGGCTTCGACCCGGCCGTCGGCCAGATGCCGTTCAACGCCTCCGGCCGCGCGCTCACGATGGGTGACTCGGACGGGTTCGTCCGCGTCGTCGCCGACGCCGAATCCGGCTTCGTGCTCGGCGGGCAGATCGTCGGCCCCGAGGCCTCGGAGCTCGTCGCGGAGCTCGCGCTCGCCGTCGAGATGGGCGCGACGCTGGAGGACGTCGCCGCGACCATCCACACCCACCCGACGCTCGCGGAGGCCGTGAAGGAGGCCGCCGAGAACGCGATGGGGAAGGCGATCCACACGCTGAACCGATAG
- a CDS encoding helix-turn-helix transcriptional regulator, translating to MRRASAVLAAALVLASAVVPAVAPAVGGSPGDDGFAALLQTGDVEADRVSLRATVAEDGAAEWRIAYRIRLDDENTTRAFESLRADVESNESAYVSQFESRMAPTVAAAEDATGREMELRNASVTVQRDPFQEFGVVAYAFTWDGFAATNGDRLTVGDALGGLFLDEGTSLTVAWPRGYEARGVDPAPDDRTDSSVTWKGDRGFGPEQPRVTVAPASAFPIQPASAALAALAALALVGGAWAYRNGTRLPDLPRPGGDGASTVGSPTDGRAADAGGAGGAAAGAGSDGTDGTPPEELLSPRERVLRLVESNGGRMKQAGVTEALGWSAARTSQVVGDLRDDGDLESFRLGRENVLRLPGETMGDGGDGSDGDDVSGDHGADGNDGAGGEGRRS from the coding sequence ATGCGACGAGCCTCCGCCGTCCTCGCCGCGGCCCTCGTCCTCGCGTCCGCCGTCGTACCGGCCGTCGCGCCGGCCGTCGGCGGGAGCCCCGGGGACGACGGGTTCGCCGCCCTCCTCCAGACGGGCGACGTGGAGGCCGACCGCGTCTCCCTCCGCGCGACCGTCGCGGAGGACGGCGCCGCGGAGTGGCGGATCGCCTACCGGATCCGCCTGGACGACGAGAACACGACGCGGGCGTTCGAGAGCCTCCGGGCCGACGTCGAGTCGAACGAGAGCGCGTACGTCTCGCAGTTCGAGTCGCGGATGGCCCCGACCGTCGCGGCCGCCGAGGACGCCACCGGGCGCGAGATGGAGCTGCGGAACGCCTCCGTGACGGTCCAGCGCGACCCGTTCCAGGAGTTCGGGGTGGTCGCCTACGCGTTCACCTGGGACGGCTTCGCCGCCACGAACGGCGACCGCCTGACGGTCGGCGACGCCCTCGGGGGGCTGTTCCTCGACGAGGGGACGAGCCTCACGGTCGCCTGGCCCCGGGGGTACGAGGCCCGCGGCGTCGACCCCGCGCCCGACGACAGGACCGACTCCTCGGTCACCTGGAAGGGCGACCGCGGCTTCGGCCCGGAACAGCCCCGCGTGACGGTCGCGCCCGCGTCGGCGTTCCCGATCCAGCCCGCGTCCGCCGCGCTCGCCGCGCTCGCCGCGCTCGCGCTCGTCGGCGGCGCGTGGGCGTACCGGAACGGGACGCGGCTACCGGACCTGCCACGCCCCGGCGGGGACGGCGCGTCGACGGTCGGCTCCCCGACCGACGGGAGGGCCGCGGACGCGGGCGGTGCGGGCGGCGCCGCCGCGGGCGCCGGCTCCGATGGAACCGACGGGACCCCCCCGGAGGAGCTGTTGAGCCCCCGGGAGCGCGTGCTCCGCCTCGTCGAGTCGAACGGCGGCCGGATGAAGCAGGCCGGCGTCACCGAGGCGCTCGGGTGGAGCGCCGCCCGGACCAGCCAGGTCGTCGGCGACCTCCGGGACGACGGCGACCTGGAGAGCTTCCGACTCGGCCGCGAGAACGTCCTCCGGCTTCCCGGGGAGACGATGGGGGACGGGGGCGACGGGTCGGACGGCGACGACGTGAGCGGGGACCACGGCGCGGACGGGAACGACGGCGCCGGGGGGGAGGGTCGTCGCTCGTGA
- a CDS encoding 2'-5' RNA ligase family protein: protein MYSLNIPVPPVAKRIAADLAPELVPFRTVRKRPTIVVKRFGDAEPPDRLREQLRPTLAGVRPFEARVTGVDTFDNPPNGDSPVVYLAVEGEGLRDVHERVVRDFGAVEGLEGGEYDPHVTLARGVGTDRDAVEDALDRLRERDFGDVSWTVTELGIWTREYREFATRFPLR, encoded by the coding sequence GTGTACAGCCTGAACATCCCGGTCCCGCCGGTCGCAAAGCGCATCGCCGCCGACCTCGCCCCGGAACTGGTCCCCTTCCGGACGGTCAGGAAGCGCCCGACGATAGTGGTCAAACGGTTCGGCGACGCCGAGCCGCCCGACCGCCTCCGGGAGCAACTGCGCCCGACGCTCGCGGGCGTGCGCCCGTTCGAGGCCAGGGTGACCGGCGTCGACACCTTCGACAACCCGCCGAACGGCGACAGTCCGGTCGTCTACCTCGCCGTCGAGGGAGAGGGGTTGCGGGACGTCCACGAGCGCGTCGTGCGCGACTTCGGCGCCGTCGAGGGGCTCGAGGGCGGGGAGTACGACCCGCACGTCACCCTCGCGAGGGGGGTCGGGACCGACCGCGACGCGGTCGAGGACGCGCTGGACCGCCTCCGCGAGCGCGACTTCGGCGACGTCTCCTGGACGGTCACCGAACTCGGCATCTGGACCCGGGAGTACCGGGAGTTCGCGACGCGGTTCCCGCTCCGGTGA
- a CDS encoding DUF7317 family protein, translated as MTRHAVVTALTLYGAGTLTAAQAASRAGVTEERFATLRERFGVRPSEPDVPAAGHRPASAD; from the coding sequence ATGACGCGGCACGCGGTCGTGACGGCGCTGACGCTGTACGGCGCGGGCACCCTGACGGCGGCGCAGGCGGCCTCGCGGGCCGGCGTGACCGAGGAGCGGTTCGCGACGCTCCGCGAGCGGTTCGGCGTCCGGCCGTCCGAACCTGACGTACCCGCCGCGGGCCACCGGCCGGCGAGCGCGGACTGA
- a CDS encoding DUF7554 family protein translates to MDVDDLLKIVLVLVIVWIVLEIVGEVLGLLVGVVAALPTIIGLAVVVLIVLWLLDRI, encoded by the coding sequence ATGGACGTGGACGACCTGCTGAAGATCGTGCTGGTGCTGGTGATCGTCTGGATCGTTCTGGAGATCGTGGGGGAGGTCCTGGGGCTCCTCGTCGGCGTCGTCGCGGCGCTCCCGACGATCATCGGCCTCGCCGTCGTGGTCCTTATCGTGCTCTGGTTGCTAGACCGCATCTGA
- a CDS encoding histidine phosphatase family protein: MTTVLLCRHGETAWNRERRVQGWAPTSLTDRGCEQSGALADHVAAGYDVDRVVASDLERAAETARVLGRAVGADPELDPAWRERDFGRLQGLSYADLFEGYPEYALGETGHAAAEATPEGGESLLAMRERVLTAWEGLLAEAANGVDGVANGEPRANGAERTDRAIGADRTVAVVTHGGPLYAVTGAVKGLDLVAATLEQEQGNCALNEVRVRDGDATLVAENETGFQAEATVQRNY; the protein is encoded by the coding sequence ATGACCACGGTGCTGCTGTGTCGGCACGGCGAGACGGCGTGGAACCGCGAGCGCCGCGTCCAGGGCTGGGCGCCGACGAGCCTCACCGACAGGGGGTGCGAGCAGTCGGGGGCGCTCGCCGACCACGTCGCGGCCGGGTACGACGTCGACCGGGTGGTCGCCTCGGACCTCGAGCGGGCCGCCGAGACGGCCCGGGTCCTCGGCCGGGCGGTCGGCGCCGATCCCGAGCTGGATCCGGCGTGGCGCGAGCGGGACTTCGGACGCCTCCAGGGGCTCTCCTACGCCGACCTGTTCGAGGGCTACCCGGAGTACGCGCTGGGCGAGACGGGCCATGCGGCCGCCGAGGCGACGCCGGAGGGCGGCGAGAGCCTGCTGGCGATGCGCGAGCGCGTGCTGACCGCCTGGGAGGGGTTGCTCGCCGAGGCGGCGAACGGGGTGGACGGGGTGGCGAACGGGGAGCCGAGAGCGAACGGGGCGGAGAGGACGGACCGCGCGATCGGCGCGGACCGAACGGTCGCGGTCGTCACCCACGGCGGCCCGCTGTACGCGGTCACGGGCGCGGTGAAGGGGCTGGACCTCGTGGCCGCGACGCTCGAACAGGAGCAGGGCAACTGCGCGCTGAACGAGGTTCGCGTGCGGGACGGCGACGCGACGCTGGTCGCGGAGAACGAGACCGGATTCCAGGCGGAGGCGACCGTCCAGCGGAACTACTGA
- a CDS encoding glutathione S-transferase N-terminal domain-containing protein, with amino-acid sequence MLELYQAESCPHSTEVREALTDLGASYVVHNPRLPGDEGGDVLNELTHRELTEFGGEDQIPFLVDTDREESLYGSDDIVAYVKRHYG; translated from the coding sequence ATGCTCGAACTGTACCAGGCGGAGAGCTGTCCGCACAGCACGGAGGTCCGCGAGGCGCTCACGGACCTCGGCGCGTCGTACGTCGTCCACAACCCCCGACTGCCGGGCGACGAGGGCGGCGACGTGCTCAACGAACTGACCCACCGGGAGCTGACCGAGTTCGGCGGGGAGGATCAGATCCCCTTCCTCGTCGACACGGACCGGGAGGAGTCGCTCTACGGGAGCGACGACATCGTGGCGTACGTGAAGCGGCACTACGGGTAG
- a CDS encoding helicase C-terminal domain-containing protein has translation MDPDRILPSFPAPSFRGAQEAALEDVRDAFADGNDVVLVRAPTGSGKSLLARSVAGAARTVEESTPSQATGAYYTTPQVSQLDDVAEDDLLEDLNVIRGKSNYACILPGEETTPVNRAPCARQRGYDCSVKHRCPYYSDRAIASNRPIAAMTLAYFMQTAGSEVFRKRDVVVIDEAHGLAEWAEMYATIELKPRTVPVWDDVTVPDVNDHEVGPVERTARFADQLVGVCERAKDDLLAKGDLTPEEAARRDRLQELRSELNWFLEDYRDRDSATTWVVDQPDGEGGELAIKPLDPEKYLRHTVWDRGNKFCLLSATILNKDAFCRQVGLTPDRVALVDVEHTFPVENRPLYDATQGKMTYEHRDETVPKVARLCLRLMAEHPDEKGLIHAHSYAIAGRLAEKFGEFGVRARVRTHEREDRDVQLEEWKASPDPEVFVSVKMEEALDLKGDLCRWQVLCKAPYLNTGDSRVARRLEEGQWAWYHRAALRTVIQACGRVVRAPDDHGATYLADSSLLDLFERAEHDTPPWFREQVDRMTEPDLPGFDPAAALAGMDAEPGPAGRSGGRSGRGGRTGSAGGASSRSSGARSGSGGRPAVGTTGAAGTDSTRGASAGEEADDDPMADHPLSDVWGE, from the coding sequence GTGGACCCCGACAGAATCCTCCCGTCGTTCCCCGCGCCCTCCTTCCGCGGCGCCCAGGAGGCGGCCCTCGAGGACGTCCGAGACGCCTTCGCCGACGGCAACGACGTGGTCCTCGTCCGGGCGCCGACCGGGAGCGGGAAGTCGCTCCTCGCGCGCTCGGTCGCCGGCGCGGCCCGGACCGTCGAGGAGTCCACCCCCTCGCAGGCGACCGGCGCCTACTACACGACGCCGCAGGTGTCCCAGCTCGACGACGTCGCCGAGGACGACCTGCTGGAGGACCTCAACGTCATCCGCGGCAAGTCGAACTACGCCTGCATCCTCCCCGGCGAGGAGACGACGCCGGTGAACCGGGCGCCCTGCGCCCGCCAGCGCGGCTACGACTGCTCGGTGAAGCACCGCTGTCCGTACTACTCCGACCGCGCCATCGCCTCCAACCGCCCCATCGCGGCGATGACGCTGGCGTACTTCATGCAGACCGCCGGCTCCGAGGTGTTCCGCAAGCGCGACGTGGTCGTGATCGACGAGGCCCACGGGCTCGCCGAGTGGGCCGAGATGTACGCGACCATCGAGCTGAAGCCGCGGACGGTGCCCGTCTGGGACGACGTCACGGTGCCCGACGTGAACGACCACGAGGTCGGGCCGGTCGAGCGCACCGCCAGGTTCGCCGACCAGCTCGTCGGCGTCTGCGAGCGCGCGAAGGACGACCTGCTCGCGAAGGGGGACCTGACCCCCGAGGAGGCCGCCCGGCGGGACCGACTCCAGGAGCTCCGCTCGGAGCTGAACTGGTTCCTCGAGGACTACCGCGACCGCGACTCGGCGACGACGTGGGTCGTCGACCAGCCCGACGGCGAGGGCGGCGAACTCGCCATCAAGCCGCTCGACCCCGAGAAGTACCTGAGACACACCGTCTGGGACCGCGGGAACAAGTTCTGTCTGCTCTCGGCGACCATCCTCAACAAGGACGCGTTCTGCCGCCAGGTGGGGCTGACCCCCGACCGCGTCGCGCTCGTCGACGTCGAGCACACGTTCCCGGTCGAGAACCGGCCGCTGTACGACGCGACGCAGGGGAAGATGACCTACGAGCACCGCGACGAGACGGTGCCGAAGGTCGCGCGGCTCTGCCTCCGCCTGATGGCCGAACACCCCGACGAGAAGGGGCTGATCCACGCCCACAGCTACGCCATCGCCGGCCGGCTGGCCGAGAAGTTCGGCGAGTTCGGCGTGCGCGCCCGCGTTCGGACCCACGAGCGCGAGGACCGCGACGTGCAACTGGAGGAGTGGAAGGCCAGTCCGGACCCGGAGGTGTTCGTCTCCGTGAAGATGGAGGAGGCGCTGGACCTGAAGGGCGACCTCTGCCGCTGGCAGGTGCTGTGCAAGGCGCCGTACCTCAACACCGGCGACTCGCGGGTCGCCCGCCGCCTGGAGGAGGGCCAGTGGGCGTGGTACCACCGCGCCGCCCTCCGGACGGTCATCCAGGCGTGCGGCCGCGTCGTCCGCGCGCCCGACGACCACGGCGCCACCTACCTCGCGGATTCCAGCCTGCTCGACCTGTTCGAGCGCGCGGAGCACGACACCCCGCCGTGGTTCCGCGAGCAGGTCGACCGGATGACCGAACCCGACCTGCCCGGGTTCGACCCCGCCGCCGCGCTCGCCGGCATGGACGCCGAACCCGGGCCGGCGGGTCGGAGCGGCGGGCGGTCCGGACGGGGCGGACGGACGGGGTCCGCCGGCGGAGCGTCCTCCCGCTCGTCCGGCGCCCGGTCGGGTTCGGGAGGTCGTCCCGCTGTCGGCACCACCGGCGCCGCCGGCACGGACTCGACCCGCGGGGCGTCAGCGGGCGAGGAGGCCGACGACGACCCGATGGCCGACCACCCGCTCTCGGACGTCTGGGGCGAGTGA
- a CDS encoding glycosyltransferase family 4 protein, with the protein MRVLNLATSQDAEFFQLQVRALERQGIEGTTLGVPGDQEPTDDGMTSRSVADYLRFHTRVLRRSLDAYDVVHANYGLTAPAALSQPTRPVVLSLWGSDLLGEFGWLSRRCARRADAVIVMSAEMADVLDADCHVIPHGVDLKQFRPFPRRTACETVGWDHDVGNVLFPYPEQSPVKNYPRAERVVDAVRDRLDGDVELRTVYGVPHARMPVYMNAADALLVTSRREGSPNTVKEAMACNLPVVATDVGDVRERLDGVTPSHVRRTDGGLVDGLLDVLERGSQSNGRAVVRSLGLERMGRDIRAVYESALDERSAPSVVRTVERNPGTED; encoded by the coding sequence ATGCGCGTGCTCAACCTCGCCACCAGCCAGGACGCGGAGTTCTTCCAGCTACAGGTGAGAGCGCTCGAACGGCAGGGCATCGAGGGGACGACGCTCGGGGTGCCCGGCGACCAGGAACCGACCGACGACGGGATGACCTCCCGGTCGGTGGCCGACTACCTCCGGTTCCACACGCGGGTGCTACGGCGCTCGCTCGACGCCTACGACGTCGTCCACGCGAACTACGGGCTGACCGCGCCCGCGGCGCTCTCACAGCCCACGCGACCGGTCGTCCTCTCGCTCTGGGGGTCGGACCTGCTGGGGGAGTTCGGCTGGCTCAGCCGCCGGTGTGCCCGGCGCGCCGACGCGGTCATCGTCATGAGCGCGGAGATGGCGGACGTTCTCGACGCCGACTGCCACGTCATTCCGCACGGCGTCGACCTGAAGCAGTTCCGTCCGTTCCCCCGACGGACCGCGTGCGAGACGGTCGGCTGGGACCACGACGTCGGGAACGTCCTGTTCCCGTACCCCGAACAGAGCCCGGTGAAGAATTACCCCCGGGCCGAACGGGTGGTCGACGCCGTCCGCGACCGGCTCGACGGCGACGTCGAACTCAGGACGGTGTACGGCGTCCCTCACGCGCGGATGCCGGTCTACATGAACGCCGCCGACGCGCTCCTGGTGACCTCCAGGCGGGAGGGGTCGCCCAACACCGTGAAGGAGGCGATGGCCTGTAACCTGCCGGTCGTGGCGACCGACGTCGGCGACGTCCGCGAGCGGCTGGACGGCGTGACCCCATCGCACGTCCGCCGGACGGACGGGGGGCTCGTCGACGGCCTCCTCGACGTGCTGGAGCGGGGGAGTCAGTCGAACGGCCGGGCGGTCGTGCGGTCGCTCGGGCTGGAACGGATGGGACGGGATATCAGGGCGGTGTACGAGTCGGCGCTGGACGAGCGTAGTGCTCCTTCGGTCGTTCGGACCGTCGAACGGAACCCCGGGACCGAGGATTAG
- a CDS encoding DUF7096 domain-containing protein, with protein sequence MERLTAALVAAMLVTAGLPAAAAVTGQTAGEEARPGAQFAGAVGVQGAEVRGEVEGRTLDERLEAADSDASRAGVVAGESDRAEERLADLRERRSTLRDRYENGSVSESEYRARLAGIAAESRALERRLNRTSDAARSLPPEAAREHGVNASEVETLRADAASLTDDEAADAARGVAGEGAGNGLGVPPEDRGRQGDRDESGDRGAPVDGGDDSGPAGPADDRGTGGSAGEGARNGTAGEGGAGSDDARGTGNATVGEGNATVGEGNVTVGEGNATAGDDRAGDPGNGTDAGDRGNGSSGVGSGNADPGPDGDGAGGGHGDDADDAEATATEA encoded by the coding sequence ATGGAGCGACTGACCGCGGCGCTCGTGGCCGCGATGCTGGTGACCGCCGGTCTCCCGGCGGCCGCGGCGGTCACGGGCCAGACCGCCGGGGAGGAGGCCCGGCCGGGCGCGCAGTTCGCCGGGGCCGTCGGCGTACAGGGGGCCGAGGTCCGGGGCGAAGTGGAGGGCCGCACGCTCGACGAACGGCTCGAGGCGGCCGACTCCGACGCCTCGCGGGCGGGCGTCGTCGCCGGGGAGTCCGACCGTGCCGAGGAACGGCTCGCGGACCTCCGGGAGCGCCGCTCGACGCTCCGAGACCGGTACGAGAACGGGTCCGTCTCGGAGTCCGAGTACCGCGCCAGGCTCGCCGGCATCGCCGCCGAGTCGCGGGCGCTCGAACGGCGGCTGAACCGGACGAGCGACGCGGCCCGGAGCCTCCCGCCCGAGGCGGCCCGGGAGCACGGCGTGAACGCCTCCGAGGTCGAGACGCTACGGGCCGACGCGGCCTCGCTGACCGACGACGAGGCCGCCGACGCCGCGAGAGGCGTGGCCGGCGAGGGCGCCGGGAACGGCCTCGGCGTGCCGCCCGAGGATCGCGGCCGACAGGGGGACCGCGACGAATCGGGAGACCGCGGCGCGCCGGTCGACGGCGGCGACGACTCCGGGCCCGCCGGCCCCGCGGACGACCGCGGAACGGGCGGGAGCGCGGGAGAGGGGGCGCGGAACGGCACCGCCGGGGAGGGTGGCGCCGGTAGCGACGACGCCCGCGGTACGGGGAACGCGACGGTGGGTGAGGGGAACGCGACGGTGGGTGAGGGGAACGTGACCGTAGGCGAGGGGAACGCGACCGCGGGTGACGACCGGGCCGGCGACCCGGGGAACGGAACCGACGCCGGCGACCGCGGAAACGGGTCGAGCGGCGTGGGGAGCGGGAACGCCGACCCGGGACCCGACGGTGACGGCGCTGGCGGCGGGCACGGCGACGACGCGGACGACGCCGAGGCGACCGCGACCGAAGCCTGA
- a CDS encoding 60S ribosomal export protein NMD3, translated as MSDARGAEFCPRCGDPVPERDEPLPGEPRDRDRVLCDACYFEDFDLVDAPERVEIQVCSGCGAVRRGNRWVDVGARDYTDVAVEEVSEALGVHLSAEDVRWGVEPEQVDETTIRMHCTFAGVVRGVPVEESAVVPVKISRGTCDRCGRIAGGSYAATVQVRGVDRVPDTAEEREAVEIAESLVAGREADGDRDAFVTEIVDQPEGTDIKLSTNKLGKTVATRITERLGGSYSEAPTLVTEDGDGNEVYRVTFAVRLPKFRPGDVVDPDDGDGPVLVRSVRGNLKGVRLRTGERYEASFEEGETPDAEPVGEAGDAAETTVVTVEDENAVQVLDPETFEAVTVPNPEFYDGDDTVRALRTDDGLFVLPTDDEE; from the coding sequence ATGAGCGACGCACGCGGCGCCGAGTTCTGCCCGCGCTGTGGCGACCCCGTCCCGGAGCGGGACGAGCCGTTGCCCGGCGAGCCACGCGACCGCGACCGGGTGCTGTGTGACGCCTGCTACTTCGAGGACTTCGACCTCGTCGACGCCCCCGAGCGCGTCGAGATCCAGGTGTGTTCGGGCTGCGGGGCGGTCCGGCGGGGGAACCGCTGGGTCGACGTCGGCGCGCGCGACTACACCGACGTCGCCGTCGAGGAGGTCTCGGAGGCGCTCGGGGTCCACCTCTCCGCCGAGGACGTCCGCTGGGGCGTCGAACCCGAGCAGGTCGACGAGACGACGATCAGGATGCACTGCACGTTCGCGGGGGTCGTCCGCGGCGTGCCGGTCGAGGAGTCGGCGGTCGTCCCGGTGAAGATCTCGCGGGGGACCTGCGACCGCTGCGGGCGCATCGCGGGCGGTTCGTACGCCGCGACGGTGCAGGTCCGCGGGGTCGACCGCGTCCCCGACACCGCCGAGGAGCGCGAGGCGGTCGAGATCGCCGAGTCGCTGGTGGCGGGCCGCGAGGCCGACGGCGACCGGGACGCCTTCGTCACCGAGATCGTCGACCAGCCGGAGGGGACGGACATCAAGCTCTCGACGAACAAGCTGGGCAAGACGGTCGCCACGCGGATCACCGAGCGGCTCGGGGGGAGCTACTCCGAGGCGCCGACGCTCGTCACCGAGGACGGCGACGGCAACGAGGTGTACCGGGTCACCTTCGCGGTCCGCCTGCCGAAGTTCCGTCCCGGCGACGTGGTCGACCCCGACGACGGCGACGGACCGGTGCTCGTCCGGTCCGTGCGGGGGAATTTGAAGGGGGTTCGGCTCCGGACGGGCGAGCGGTACGAGGCGTCCTTCGAGGAGGGCGAGACGCCCGACGCCGAGCCGGTCGGCGAGGCCGGGGACGCCGCGGAGACGACCGTCGTGACCGTCGAGGACGAGAACGCCGTGCAGGTGCTCGACCCCGAGACGTTCGAGGCGGTGACCGTCCCGAACCCCGAGTTCTACGACGGGGACGACACGGTCCGGGCGCTGAGGACGGACGACGGACTGTTCGTGTTGCCCACGGACGACGAGGAGTGA